The following nucleotide sequence is from uncultured Ilyobacter sp..
ATCCTCCAGGCTCTGCTGTATGAACTACATACTGCATAGCTCCAGAAGCTGTAATATGCTCTTTTACTTCCATTAAAGGCTCTGCCATCATACCGGCAAATGGAAGGTTAGTAAGAAGCATTCCGAAAGAGATAGGAACCAGTAACAGAGGTTCAAATCCTTTTACTATAGCAAGGTACATAAAAATACAGGCAACTATCATCATTAAGATGGAACCTATATTTATACCATAAAAACCCGTGCTGGTATAAAAATCCATTAAAGCTTGTAACATAACAATTGTCCCCCTCTAGATTTAAGATAATACTACTAGTATATCTCCTGCATTAACTGAAGCACCCTGCTGAACTCTTACTTCAGTAACTGTTCCGTCATGAGGAGCCATAATTTCATTCTCCATCTTCATTGCTTCTAATACTACTAAGATGTCACCTTTAGAAACTTTTGCTCCTGCATGGCACCCTACATTAATTATTGTACCAGGCATAGGTGCAGTTACTGTGTTTACTCCTGCCCCTGCTCCTGCCGCAGTAGTTAGTGGTTTTGGTGCTGCTGCTGGTTTTGATGCTGCTGGTTTTGATGCTGCTGGCTTTGGTGCTGCTGCCGGTCTTGCTGCTGGTGCAGAAGATACTCCTCCGATTTCTTCTACTGCCACATCATACTCATTTCCATTAACTACTATTTTGAAGTTTTTCATAATTTAATTTTTCCTCCCTAAGATTCATTTAAAATCAAAATGTTTTTTTAATCTACTAAAAAATTAAAATCTTGTACTCATCTGATCTACAATTCCTGCTTTTCCCCAAGTTGGAGTAGCATCTGCAACTTTTCTAATATTCTTTATAAGAAGATTACCTGTAGAAGTCCCCAGATGTGCTGCTACAGCAGCAGCTATTACGGCTACTAATTCTTCATCGTTCGTTGCCGGAACTTCTTCTTGAACTGGTGCAGCCTGAGTCTTTGTTGGTCCTGGCGTACTTTCCGCCGCTGTCTTTGGCTTCTCAGCCAACATGCTTGTCATGAATCCTATCATAAACTGTATGAATATAAGTGCAATAACTGTGATACCCATACCAAGGATTACAGTCACACCTACACCCATCATTTTATCCCCCATACCCAGGCTTTTGATGGTTTCAGGATTCCCAAACAGCTTCATAAGTTCTGCAATATTCATCTATTCATCACTCCAATTGGTTTTTATAAAGGGATATTTCCATGCTTTTTAGCAGGTAATTTTTCCCTCTTACCTTCAAGCATATTAAATGCATCAACAAGTCTCTGTCTAGTTGTCTTAGGTTCAATTACATCATCAACCATACCTCTTCTTGCTGCTTGATAAGGACTGGCAAATTCTTCTGTATATTCATCAAATCTCTGTTTAGCCATCGCTTTCTTGTCTTCTGCCGCTTTAATATCATTTCTAAAGATGATATTAACTGCTCCAGCTGCTCCCATAACTGCGATCTCTGCTGTAGGCCAGGCTAAAGCCACATCTGCTCCCATAGCTTTGGAACACATAGCAAGGTATGCCCCACCATAAGCTTTACGCGTTATTAGTGTTACCTTGGGTACAGTTGCCTCACTGTAAGCATAAAGCATTTTTGCTCCATGTCTGATGATTCCTCCGTACTCTTGAGTAGTTCCAGGGAGGAACCCAGGTACGTCAACTAATGTTAGTATAGGGATGTTGAATGCGTCACAAGTTCTTACAAATTTAGCACATTTATCACCGGCATTCATGTCTAAACATCCAGCCATTACTTTTGGTTGGTTTGCTACGATACCTACGGATTTACCGTTGATTCTAGCAAAACAAGTGATAAGGTTTTTAGAATAGTGTGGCTGATATTCCATATAGTCTGCGTCATCAACTATTTTAGCTATTACGTCAAACATGTCATACGCTCTGTTAGGGCTGTCTGGAATAATTGTATTCAGATCATCTAGCATAACATTTAAGTCACCGTCAAAAGCAAATTCAGGTGTTTTTTCCATGTTATTTGATGGTAAGAATCCAATAAGTCTTCTGATGTCATCAAGACAAGCTTTATCATCTTGGGATACAAACTGCGCACATCCACTTACAGAGTTATGAGTCATAGCTCCACCAAGCTCTTCAGCTGTAACTATCTCTCCAGTTACAGTTTTGATTACTTGAGGTCCTGTGATGAACATCTGAGAAGTTTGATCTACCATGAATATAAAGTCAGTAAGAGCTGGAGAATAAACTGCTCCTCCTGCACAAGGACCCATGATTGCAGAAATTTGAGGTATAACTCCAGAATATATAGAGTTTCTGTAGAAGATATCTCCATATCCAGAAAGTGCATCCACTGCCTCTTGTATTCTAGCTCCACCTGAGTCGTTCAAGCCTACGAAAGGGGCTCCTACTTTTGCAGACATATCCATCGCTTTACATATCTTCTTTGCATGCATCTCTCCAAGTGCTCCACCTGTTACGGTAAAATCTTGTGAAAAAGCATATACAAGTCTTCCGTCAACCATTCCGTAACCAGTTACTACTGATTCACATGGAAGATCTTGCTTGTCCATTCCAAAGTTTGTACATCTATGCTGTACAAAAGCATCAATTTCTACAAAACTTCCAGCATCGAAAAAATACTCAAGTCTTTCACGAGCAGTCATTTTTCCTTTTTCGTGTTGTTTTTCGATTCTCTTAGCTCCACCACCAAGAGAAATTCTTTCTTTCATTTTTATCATCTTCTCTATTTTAGAAGCAGCAACAGACATAATTTTATAGCCCCCTTAGTTTTTATTGTCTTTCACTTAATTCGATTAGCACTCCACAAGTTCCTTTTGGATGCATAAAGGCTATTTTTGCCCCTCCAGCACCGTATCTAGGAGACTCATCTATCATTCTGTATCCCTTTTCCTTCATATCCGCTATAGCTTCCTCAATGTTTTCTACTTTAAAAGCCACGTGTTGAACTCCCTCACCTTTTTTATCGATGAATTTTGCAATAGGACCATCTGGAGAAGTAGATTCTAATAATTCAATCTCAGTGTCTCCTACAGGCATAAAAGCAACTCTTACTTTTTGCTCTTCCACAGTTTCGATTCCGTGTAAAGGGATACCCATTACATCCTCATAAAATTTTACAACAGCGTCAAGATCTTTTACGGCAATACCAATATGATCTACTTTTAATGCTTTCATTTTTACCTCCCGTTTATTTTTATTAATTCATATTTATTTTTTCTAATATCATTTGTGCAGCTGAATAAGGATCAGTTTCCTTTTTAGCAACTTTTTGAGACAAATTATCTATTACTTCACCATTATATGTTTTCTCAAAAAGCTTTCTTGTCATTCTTTCCTTTACTATTGTCAACAGTTCACTCTTTCTGTTCTCTACCCTTCTGATATGACCTTTTCCACTTCCGGTCATATATTCACGATGTTCGAGAATAGAATCAAACAACTCCTTAATACCCTGATTTTCAACAGCAATAGCCATATTAACCGGAGGATTCCACTCATTTTTATTAAACTCGAGCATCATCCGAATTTCACGGGCTGTTTTTTCAGCTCCGTCTCTGTCTGCCTTATTTATTACAAACACATCTCCGATTTCCATAACTCCTGCTTTGATTGCCTGGATATCGTCCCCTAAGCCTGGGACCATTACCATAAGTGTGGTATCACATGATTTTACGATATCAACTTCTGACTGTCCTACTCCAACAGTTTCAACAAATATATATTCGCAGCCGTATATGTCTAATATATCAACGGCAACTCCTGTAGCTTCTGAGATTCCTCCCAAATTTCCTCTCGCACCCATTGATCTTATAAAAACCCCTGGATCAGTATTTAGGTCGCTCATTCTTATTCTATCCCCTAGGATAGCTCCACCTGTGAAAGGACTGGTAGGATCTACAGCTATGACTCCCACTTTGTGTCCTGCGGCTCTGCATACTTTTACAAGTTTGTCTGTCAAAGTACTCTTCCCTGCCCCAGGAGGGCCGGTAACACCTATAACATAGGCGTTACCCGTTTTATGATAAAGCTCCTTTATCACATCTAAAGCCTCTTGTTGCCCGTTTTCACCCATGGATATCAATCTAGCAGCAGCCCTTTTCTTTCCTTGTAAAAGTCCTTGCTTAAAATCTTCCATAGCACTTCTCCTAAAAAACTATTTTTTTACGTTAGCTTTGATATAGTCAATTGTTACTGTTGTAGGAGTTCCAGGAGTGAATATTTCTGCACACCCGTTCTCCTTTAAGAAAGGGATGTCGTCTGCAGGGATTACTCCTCCACCTATGAATAGTACGTCATCGGCTCCCT
It contains:
- a CDS encoding biotin/lipoyl-containing protein, with translation MKNFKIVVNGNEYDVAVEEIGGVSSAPAARPAAAPKPAASKPAASKPAAAPKPLTTAAGAGAGVNTVTAPMPGTIINVGCHAGAKVSKGDILVVLEAMKMENEIMAPHDGTVTEVRVQQGASVNAGDILVVLS
- a CDS encoding OadG family transporter subunit, which produces MNIAELMKLFGNPETIKSLGMGDKMMGVGVTVILGMGITVIALIFIQFMIGFMTSMLAEKPKTAAESTPGPTKTQAAPVQEEVPATNDEELVAVIAAAVAAHLGTSTGNLLIKNIRKVADATPTWGKAGIVDQMSTRF
- a CDS encoding acyl-CoA carboxylase subunit beta, giving the protein MSVAASKIEKMIKMKERISLGGGAKRIEKQHEKGKMTARERLEYFFDAGSFVEIDAFVQHRCTNFGMDKQDLPCESVVTGYGMVDGRLVYAFSQDFTVTGGALGEMHAKKICKAMDMSAKVGAPFVGLNDSGGARIQEAVDALSGYGDIFYRNSIYSGVIPQISAIMGPCAGGAVYSPALTDFIFMVDQTSQMFITGPQVIKTVTGEIVTAEELGGAMTHNSVSGCAQFVSQDDKACLDDIRRLIGFLPSNNMEKTPEFAFDGDLNVMLDDLNTIIPDSPNRAYDMFDVIAKIVDDADYMEYQPHYSKNLITCFARINGKSVGIVANQPKVMAGCLDMNAGDKCAKFVRTCDAFNIPILTLVDVPGFLPGTTQEYGGIIRHGAKMLYAYSEATVPKVTLITRKAYGGAYLAMCSKAMGADVALAWPTAEIAVMGAAGAVNIIFRNDIKAAEDKKAMAKQRFDEYTEEFASPYQAARRGMVDDVIEPKTTRQRLVDAFNMLEGKREKLPAKKHGNIPL
- the mce gene encoding methylmalonyl-CoA epimerase, with amino-acid sequence MKALKVDHIGIAVKDLDAVVKFYEDVMGIPLHGIETVEEQKVRVAFMPVGDTEIELLESTSPDGPIAKFIDKKGEGVQHVAFKVENIEEAIADMKEKGYRMIDESPRYGAGGAKIAFMHPKGTCGVLIELSERQ
- the meaB gene encoding methylmalonyl Co-A mutase-associated GTPase MeaB; the encoded protein is MEDFKQGLLQGKKRAAARLISMGENGQQEALDVIKELYHKTGNAYVIGVTGPPGAGKSTLTDKLVKVCRAAGHKVGVIAVDPTSPFTGGAILGDRIRMSDLNTDPGVFIRSMGARGNLGGISEATGVAVDILDIYGCEYIFVETVGVGQSEVDIVKSCDTTLMVMVPGLGDDIQAIKAGVMEIGDVFVINKADRDGAEKTAREIRMMLEFNKNEWNPPVNMAIAVENQGIKELFDSILEHREYMTGSGKGHIRRVENRKSELLTIVKERMTRKLFEKTYNGEVIDNLSQKVAKKETDPYSAAQMILEKINMN